The region AGCGTCGTCATGGTCACGCACGATCCGGGCGCGGCGGCCCACTCCGATGTGGTGCTGTTCCTCGGGGACGGGCGGATCGTGGACGAGATGGAGCGGCCGACGGCGGAGGCGGTGCTGGAGCGCATGCGGCACTTCTCCGGGGGCCGCCCGGCCGCCGGGGGCGCCTCCGACGACGTGGACGTGGTCCTGGCCCCCGACTCGGACGACGTATCTCTCGACGCATCTCTCGACACTCTCGACACCTTCGACAAGGACTGAGGCGGCGGCCGTGCTCAAGGCGACTCTGCGAAGCTTCCTCGCCCACAAGGGACGACTGCTGCTCTCGGCGCTGGCCGTCGTGCTGTCCGTGGCGTTCGTGGCGGGCAGCCTGATCTTCTCGGACACGGTCACCCGTACGTTCGACCGGCTCTTCGCCTCCACCGCGGCCGATGTGACCGTGTCGCCGAAGAACGACCTCAAGTCGCGGGTGGCGACCGGCGCCACGCCGACGCTGCCCGCCTCGCTCGCGGACCGGCTCGCGAAGGTCGACGGCGTGGCGGCCACCCACGTGGACGTGAGCGTCGAGAACCTCACCATCGTCGACCGCGACAACAAGTCGATCGGACCCACCTCGGGCGCGCCGACCATCGCCACCAACTGGCAGGTCACCAAGCGCAGCCCGGTGAAGCTGACCTCCGGTCACGCCCCGCGCGGCGCCGACGAGGCACTGCTCGACGCGGACACCGCCCAGCGCAAGCACGTGGCGATCGGCGACACCCTGACGGTGCAGGCGGAGCGCACCTTCCCGGTGAGGATCGTCGGCATCGCCACGTTCACCACCACCAACCCCGGTGCCGCGCTGCTGTTCCTCGACACCCCCACCGCGCAGACGAACCTGCTCGGCAGCCCGGACGCCGCCACGAGCATCGCGGTGGACGCGGCGCCCGGGGTGGCCGACGCTCCGCTCAAGCAGCGGATCGCGGCGCAGGTGGGCACCGGGGCCTACGAGGTGAAGACCGCCGACGAGCAGGCCAAGGACGCCGCCGCGCAGCTCGGCGGATTCCTGGACGTCATCAAGTACGTGATGCTCGGCTTCGCCGGCATCGCCGTACTGGTCGGCGTCTTCCTGATCGTCAACACCTTCTCGATGCTCATCGCCCAACGCACCCGTGAGCTGGGCCTGTTGCGCGCGCTCGGCGCGGACCGGCGGCAGGTGCGGCGGTCCGTGCTCACCGAGGCGCTGCTGCTCGGTCTGGTCGGCTCGACGCTCGGACTCGCCGCGGGGATCAGTCTCGCCCTCGGGCTGATCCGGCTCATGAGCGCGTTCGGGATGAACCTCAAGTCCACCGAGATGGTGATCGGTTGGCCGACCCCCGTCACGTCGTACGTCGTCGGGGTCGGCGTCACCTTCGTGGCGGCGTATCTCCCCGCCCGCCGCGCGGCCGGTGTCTCCCCGATGGCGGCCCTCTCGGACGCCGAGGTCGCCGGGGTGGGAAGGCCACTGCGGACGCGCGCCCTGGTGGGCTCGGTCGTGGGCGTGGCCGGAGCCGCCGCGCTGGCCGGCTGCGCCACGGCGTCGAAGACCGCGACGTCCGCCTCCCTGCTGGGCCTCGGTGTCGTACTCACCCTCATCGCGACGGTGATCGCGGGTCCGCTCCTTGTGCGGCCGGTGATCCGGGTCCTGGGCGGTGCCTTCCCCGCCCTGTTCGGCCCGGTCGGCCGGATGAGCCAGCGCAACGCGCTGCGCAATCCGCGGCGCACCGGCGCCACGGCGGCCGCGCTGATGGTGGGCCTCGCGCTGGTCGGCGGGATGTCCGTGGCGAGCGCGTCCATGAGCAAGTCCTTCGACCACCAGATCGACAAGACACTGGGCTCCGACTTCGTGATCCAGAACAGCAACTTCGTGCCGTTCACCAGGGAGATCACGGACAAGGTGCGCGCCACCCAGGGTGCCGGGCTCGTCGTCCGCCAGCGGTTCACGCCGGTCGCGGTGCGGCTGCCGGACGGCAAGCGGGTCGAGACGACCGCGGCGGGCTACGATCCGCGGCTCGACGACGTCGCCCACGTCACGTACACCCAGGGGGACACGGCGGCGGCGCTCGGTGCCGGGCACCTGTCGATGGACGCGAAGTTCGCGCGGGAGCACGACGTGCGCGTCGGCAGTGTGATCCCCGTCGAGTTCCCCGCCGAGCGGAAGACCGAGCTGACGGTGGGGGCGCTCACCGACCAGGAAGGCTCCGGGGGCTTCGGAATGCAGGGCGGGCTGGTCTTCGGCTTCGGCACGGTCGAGAAGTACGTGCCCGGCGGGCAGGACTCGGCCCTGTACGTGAACGCGGCCCCCGGCACGAGCCCCGACCGGCTGCGCGCGCAACTGGAGCAGACGCTCAAGCCCTATCCGCAGGTGCAGGTCCGTGACCAGGCCGACTACAAGAAACTCGTGCACGACCAGATCGCCGTGCTGCTCTACCTCGTGTACGCGCTGCTCGGACTCGCGATCGTGATCGCGGTGCTCGGTGTGGTCAACACCCTCGCCCTGTCGGTGGTCGAACGCACTCGTGAGATCGGGCTGCTGCGCGCGATCGGGCTCGCCCGGCGCCAACTGCGCCGGATGATCAGGCTGGAGTCGGTGGTGATCGCCGTGTTCGGCGCCGTCCTCGGCCTCGCGCTCGGGCTGGTCTGGGGCGTCTGTGTGCAGCGGGTCCTCGCGCTCCAGGGCATGAAGTCGCTCGCCATTCCCTGGACCACCATCGTCGCCGTGGTCGTGGGTTCGGCGGTCGTGGGCATCGTGGCGGCGCTGCTGCCGGCGCTGCGTGCCTCGCGCATGAACGTCCTGGCGGCCATCGCGCACGAATGAGCTACGCGTCCTGTTGATGTACGCGTCCTGTCCACCGATGTACTCGCGTCCGGCCCACTCCGTTCGCCCCTTGCGCACAAGTGGCTTGTGAATGAGGAGAGTTCATGTCGCAGTCCTTGGGCTCCTCGCGCCCGTTCCGGTTCGGCGTCAATCTGCTCGCCCCCGCGCCCCTCGACGAGTGGCGCGCCAAGTGCCGACGCGCCGAGGAACTCGGTTACGACGTGATCCTGGTCCCCGACCACCTGGGCATGCCCGCGCCCTTCCCCTCGCTGGTGGCCGCGGCGGAGGTCACCGAGCGGCCCCGCCTCGGCACCTTCGTGCTCAACGCGGGCTTCTGGAATCCCACGCTGCTGGCCCGCGAGGTCGCCACCACCGACACGCTGACGGGCGGCCGCCTCGAACTCGGGCTCGGCACCGGCTACATCCCGGCGGAGCACGACACGGCAGGCCTCCCCTGGGGCTCGCCGCGCGAGCGGGTCGACCATCTCCAGCGCACCGTGGAGGAGTTGGAGCGCCTCCTCGGTTCGGACGAGCACCGGCCGGGAACGGTACAGCGGCCCCGCGTGCCGCTGCTGATCGGCGCCAACGGCGACCGGATGCTGCGGCTCACCGCCGAGCACGCGGACATCGCGGCGTTCACCGGGGCGCGCACCAGCCCGGGCGGCACGCTGGAGCCGATCACGGCCGCCGAGATGGACGAACGCGTCGCCGTGTACCGGGAGGCGGCCGAGGGACGCAAGGAGCCAGCCGAGCTCAATCTGCTGATCCAGATACTCGCCGTCACCGACGACCGCGGCGCCGCGATCCGGCCCTGGCTGCCCCGTATTCCGAACCTGACCGAGGACGAGGTCCTGGAGCTGCCGATCGTGCTGGTGGGAACACTGGAGCAGATCGTGGCGCAGGTGCGGGCGCAGCGGGAGCGGTACGGGTTCTCGTATCTGACCGTCCTGGAGCCGAACATGGAGGCGTTCGCCCCCGTCGTCGAGGCGCTGCGGGGCGAGTGACCGTCCGGATCCTGGA is a window of Streptomyces sp. NBC_00271 DNA encoding:
- a CDS encoding ABC transporter permease, translated to MLKATLRSFLAHKGRLLLSALAVVLSVAFVAGSLIFSDTVTRTFDRLFASTAADVTVSPKNDLKSRVATGATPTLPASLADRLAKVDGVAATHVDVSVENLTIVDRDNKSIGPTSGAPTIATNWQVTKRSPVKLTSGHAPRGADEALLDADTAQRKHVAIGDTLTVQAERTFPVRIVGIATFTTTNPGAALLFLDTPTAQTNLLGSPDAATSIAVDAAPGVADAPLKQRIAAQVGTGAYEVKTADEQAKDAAAQLGGFLDVIKYVMLGFAGIAVLVGVFLIVNTFSMLIAQRTRELGLLRALGADRRQVRRSVLTEALLLGLVGSTLGLAAGISLALGLIRLMSAFGMNLKSTEMVIGWPTPVTSYVVGVGVTFVAAYLPARRAAGVSPMAALSDAEVAGVGRPLRTRALVGSVVGVAGAAALAGCATASKTATSASLLGLGVVLTLIATVIAGPLLVRPVIRVLGGAFPALFGPVGRMSQRNALRNPRRTGATAAALMVGLALVGGMSVASASMSKSFDHQIDKTLGSDFVIQNSNFVPFTREITDKVRATQGAGLVVRQRFTPVAVRLPDGKRVETTAAGYDPRLDDVAHVTYTQGDTAAALGAGHLSMDAKFAREHDVRVGSVIPVEFPAERKTELTVGALTDQEGSGGFGMQGGLVFGFGTVEKYVPGGQDSALYVNAAPGTSPDRLRAQLEQTLKPYPQVQVRDQADYKKLVHDQIAVLLYLVYALLGLAIVIAVLGVVNTLALSVVERTREIGLLRAIGLARRQLRRMIRLESVVIAVFGAVLGLALGLVWGVCVQRVLALQGMKSLAIPWTTIVAVVVGSAVVGIVAALLPALRASRMNVLAAIAHE
- a CDS encoding LLM class F420-dependent oxidoreductase; the protein is MSQSLGSSRPFRFGVNLLAPAPLDEWRAKCRRAEELGYDVILVPDHLGMPAPFPSLVAAAEVTERPRLGTFVLNAGFWNPTLLAREVATTDTLTGGRLELGLGTGYIPAEHDTAGLPWGSPRERVDHLQRTVEELERLLGSDEHRPGTVQRPRVPLLIGANGDRMLRLTAEHADIAAFTGARTSPGGTLEPITAAEMDERVAVYREAAEGRKEPAELNLLIQILAVTDDRGAAIRPWLPRIPNLTEDEVLELPIVLVGTLEQIVAQVRAQRERYGFSYLTVLEPNMEAFAPVVEALRGE